A section of the Leptotrichia buccalis C-1013-b genome encodes:
- a CDS encoding ABC-F family ATP-binding cassette domain-containing protein, whose amino-acid sequence MSLVQFNKVYKQFAGEYILRDVNFTIEEKDKIGLVGVNGAGKSTIIRMLLGEERIDGNENNLNEFGEIVKSGATKIGYLSQNTEFSDEKNTIYEEMMTIFEEERKIWDEIQKVNMLLGTANEDEMEKLINKSAELSSIYEAKNGYEIEYKIKQVLTGLELTGEYENLLLQDLSGGERTRVSLAKLLLSEPDLLILDEPTNHLDLISIEWLEDYLKKYNKAFLLVSHDRIFLDNVCTKIFELENKKLHKYDGNFSSFILQKEMILKGEIKRYEKEQEKIKKMEEYIDRFRAGIKARQAKGRQKILDRIERMEDPVFNPQRMRLKFEPAKMSGENVLKVRNLSKSFDGKKVLNNINFELFRGERVGIIGKNGIGKSTLLKILLDKLPKDTGEIEFGTRLKIGYYDQNHQEFSQENTILQEINNSLDLTEEYLRTLAGGFLFSGDDVQKKISMLSGGERVRVAFLKLYMEKANFLILDEPTNHLDVYSIEVLEDALEDFDGTMLVVSHNRHFLDTVCNTIYCLDENGLTKFKGNYEDYKESLKTAKSASQGTDIEMKEEKKLSYQEQKEQSRKIAKLKRDIEKLEKEMEKITEMRENLNAEYEKAGKENNMEKLMEVQEKLDRLEEEELEKMEEWDVKSGELDKMEL is encoded by the coding sequence ATGAGTTTAGTTCAGTTTAACAAGGTATATAAGCAATTTGCGGGGGAATATATTTTGAGAGATGTTAATTTTACGATTGAAGAAAAGGATAAGATTGGGCTTGTGGGCGTAAATGGGGCTGGGAAGTCTACGATTATCAGGATGCTTTTGGGGGAAGAGCGGATTGATGGGAATGAGAATAATCTTAATGAGTTTGGGGAAATTGTGAAAAGTGGGGCTACAAAAATTGGGTATTTGTCACAGAATACAGAGTTTTCAGATGAAAAAAATACGATTTACGAGGAAATGATGACTATTTTTGAGGAAGAGAGAAAAATTTGGGACGAGATTCAGAAGGTTAATATGCTTTTGGGAACAGCGAACGAAGATGAAATGGAAAAGTTGATTAACAAGTCTGCTGAACTTTCTTCTATTTACGAGGCAAAAAATGGTTATGAGATTGAATACAAAATTAAGCAGGTGCTTACAGGGCTTGAGCTTACTGGGGAATATGAGAATTTGTTATTGCAGGATTTGAGCGGTGGGGAAAGAACACGTGTTTCGCTTGCAAAACTGCTTTTGTCTGAACCTGATTTGCTGATTTTGGATGAGCCGACAAACCATTTGGACTTAATTTCGATTGAGTGGCTTGAGGATTATTTGAAAAAGTATAATAAGGCGTTTTTGCTTGTTTCTCACGATAGAATATTTTTGGATAATGTCTGTACAAAAATTTTTGAGTTGGAAAATAAAAAATTACACAAGTATGATGGTAACTTTTCATCGTTTATTCTTCAAAAGGAGATGATTTTGAAGGGGGAAATTAAGCGGTATGAGAAGGAGCAGGAAAAAATTAAGAAAATGGAGGAATATATTGACAGATTTCGAGCTGGAATAAAGGCAAGACAGGCGAAAGGACGACAAAAAATACTGGATAGAATCGAGAGAATGGAAGATCCTGTATTTAATCCGCAAAGAATGAGGCTAAAATTTGAACCAGCTAAAATGAGTGGGGAAAATGTGCTGAAAGTTAGAAACTTATCTAAAAGCTTTGACGGAAAAAAAGTTTTGAATAATATAAATTTTGAACTTTTCCGTGGAGAAAGAGTTGGGATTATTGGAAAAAATGGGATTGGGAAATCTACACTTCTAAAAATACTTTTGGATAAATTGCCAAAGGATACAGGGGAAATTGAGTTTGGAACAAGGCTAAAAATCGGATATTATGATCAGAATCATCAGGAATTTTCGCAAGAAAATACGATTTTACAGGAAATAAACAATTCACTTGACTTAACAGAAGAATACTTGCGAACACTCGCAGGTGGATTTTTGTTTTCAGGCGACGATGTACAGAAAAAAATTAGCATGTTAAGCGGTGGAGAAAGAGTTCGTGTGGCATTTCTAAAACTTTATATGGAAAAAGCCAATTTTTTGATTTTAGATGAGCCAACTAACCATCTGGATGTTTATTCCATCGAAGTGCTGGAGGACGCTCTGGAGGATTTTGACGGAACAATGTTAGTTGTTTCCCACAACAGACACTTTTTAGATACGGTCTGCAATACAATTTACTGCCTTGACGAAAACGGACTGACAAAATTCAAAGGAAATTACGAAGACTATAAAGAAAGCCTAAAAACAGCAAAATCAGCTTCTCAAGGAACAGACATCGAAATGAAGGAAGAGAAAAAACTTTCATATCAGGAACAGAAAGAACAGTCAAGAAAAATCGCAAAATTGAAACGTGATATTGAAAAACTGGAAAAGGAAATGGAAAAAATCACAGAAATGAGAGAAAACTTAAACGCTGAATACGAAAAAGCTGGAAAAGAAAATAATATGGAAAAACTGATGGAAGTGCAGGAAAAGCTGGATAGGCTGGAAGAAGAAGAGCTGGAGAAGATGGAAGAATGGGATGTGAAGAGTGGGGAGTTGGATAAAATGGAATTGTAA
- a CDS encoding tetratricopeptide repeat protein, giving the protein MYKEYKEKGYKELENLVLKNDYYAINELGERKFQEGNYKEALEYFEKASKLGSDMAINNIGFYFLEIENNFEEAEKYFNKAIEKENIIAINNLGVLNINKNNYEEAKKYFLLAIDKKCSFAYNNLGGLYENVYQKYEEAEKLYQRCFEETEDTDCLINLAYLYLNYYENKNGAIKYLKLAINKGNKGAEHILFHVLNDEVCSCNND; this is encoded by the coding sequence TTGTATAAAGAATATAAAGAAAAAGGATATAAAGAACTAGAAAATTTGGTATTAAAAAATGATTACTATGCAATAAATGAACTTGGAGAAAGGAAATTTCAAGAAGGAAATTATAAAGAAGCATTAGAATATTTTGAAAAAGCATCTAAATTAGGAAGTGATATGGCTATAAATAATATCGGATTTTATTTTTTAGAAATTGAAAATAATTTTGAAGAAGCAGAAAAATATTTTAATAAAGCAATAGAAAAAGAGAACATAATTGCAATAAATAATCTTGGGGTACTTAATATTAATAAGAATAATTATGAAGAAGCAAAGAAATATTTTTTATTAGCAATAGATAAAAAATGTAGTTTTGCATATAATAATTTAGGTGGATTATATGAAAATGTTTATCAAAAATATGAAGAAGCAGAAAAATTATATCAAAGATGTTTTGAAGAAACAGAAGATACAGATTGTTTAATAAATTTAGCATATCTTTATCTAAATTATTATGAAAATAAAAATGGAGCAATAAAATATTTAAAATTAGCAATAAATAAAGGAAATAAAGGGGCAGAGCATATACTTTTTCATGTATTAAATGATGAGGTTTGCAGTTGTAATAATGACTAA
- the fic gene encoding protein adenylyltransferase Fic, whose amino-acid sequence MANNKYSWGNESDKILKRLVSQDEEEFLSKKRVKELFEDGILKNIQVGTFEGLKEIHRYLFQECYGTAGKIRKHDIRKGDTVFCRAMYLEDNLKTVSKMPENTFEEIIEKYVEMNIMHPFYEGNGRTTRIWLDQMLIKRLGMCVNWQNISRNDYLSAMKRSMVNDLELKMLLKENLTEDVESRDMFMNGINQSYEYENMRKYDVINI is encoded by the coding sequence ATGGCAAATAATAAATACAGCTGGGGAAACGAGAGTGATAAAATTTTAAAAAGGCTAGTTTCTCAAGACGAAGAAGAATTTTTGAGTAAAAAAAGGGTAAAAGAGTTATTTGAGGATGGAATATTAAAAAATATTCAAGTGGGAACCTTTGAAGGCTTGAAGGAAATACATAGATATTTGTTTCAGGAATGTTATGGAACTGCAGGAAAAATACGGAAACATGATATTCGGAAAGGCGATACTGTGTTTTGTCGTGCAATGTATCTTGAAGATAATTTAAAGACGGTTTCTAAAATGCCTGAAAATACTTTTGAGGAAATAATTGAAAAATATGTTGAAATGAATATAATGCATCCGTTTTATGAGGGAAATGGAAGAACGACTAGGATTTGGCTGGATCAGATGTTGATAAAAAGGCTCGGAATGTGTGTGAATTGGCAAAATATCAGTAGAAATGATTATTTGTCGGCGATGAAAAGAAGTATGGTTAATGATTTGGAACTAAAGATGCTTTTGAAGGAGAATTTGACGGAAGATGTGGAAAGTAGAGATATGTTTATGAATGGGATTAATCAGTCTTATGAATATGAAAATATGAGAAAATATGATGTGATAAATATATGA
- a CDS encoding DKNYY domain-containing protein produces the protein MKKRLLKILMLLFLIGNLTFSEYVEKDGKVFYNGKEVWVEDMKSFRILNDKIAADSQNVYFRGYRTISPYGRNSKDFIGVFSKERKEEQKEIKYDVKKIELIPSREKDRYFYFFKYNKKIYAVYGLGGESFFGIQDVDYETFKEVSGSFVKDKNKVYFVRLSGGFCSYSGDYCQSFFLGMPEIKGIVPKNFKVIIDNSDYDKIFVENDGKLYFMKSNPYSEEDFKLEELKQVDVKTFKPLEYKLIKDKNNIYFFKDNKFIKFEKADANTFEVIGNGYARDKSNIYFLYPNLEYMMPIKMEADRKSFNLIKVGEDYTSYAKDRKNIYCEGRILEGADYKTFRIFKEKDENREEIVKIKDKNHEYDENCQIKDKNKF, from the coding sequence ATGAAAAAGCGGTTATTGAAAATATTAATGCTATTATTTTTAATTGGGAATTTAACATTTTCAGAATATGTTGAGAAAGACGGGAAAGTTTTTTATAATGGGAAAGAAGTTTGGGTTGAGGATATGAAGAGTTTTAGGATTTTAAATGATAAAATTGCGGCAGATAGTCAAAATGTATATTTTAGAGGATATAGGACAATTTCGCCATATGGTAGAAATTCAAAAGATTTTATTGGTGTTTTTTCAAAAGAAAGAAAAGAAGAACAAAAAGAAATAAAATATGATGTTAAAAAGATTGAGTTAATTCCTAGCAGAGAAAAAGACAGATATTTTTATTTTTTTAAGTATAATAAAAAAATATATGCTGTGTATGGACTCGGTGGTGAATCTTTTTTTGGAATACAAGATGTAGATTATGAAACTTTTAAAGAAGTATCTGGAAGTTTTGTGAAAGATAAAAATAAAGTTTATTTTGTTAGACTATCTGGTGGATTTTGTAGTTATTCAGGTGATTATTGTCAATCATTTTTTCTTGGTATGCCAGAAATAAAAGGAATAGTTCCTAAAAATTTTAAAGTTATTATAGATAATTCAGATTATGATAAAATATTTGTCGAAAATGACGGGAAACTATATTTTATGAAATCTAATCCATATTCTGAAGAGGATTTTAAACTTGAAGAATTAAAGCAAGTAGATGTAAAAACTTTTAAGCCTTTGGAGTATAAACTTATAAAAGATAAAAATAATATATATTTCTTTAAAGATAATAAATTTATAAAATTTGAAAAGGCAGATGCAAATACATTTGAAGTTATTGGGAACGGCTATGCAAGGGATAAAAGCAATATTTATTTTTTGTATCCAAATTTGGAATATATGATGCCAATAAAAATGGAGGCAGATAGAAAGTCATTTAATTTGATTAAAGTTGGAGAAGACTATACATCTTATGCAAAGGACAGAAAGAATATTTATTGTGAGGGTAGAATATTAGAAGGTGCGGATTATAAAACATTCAGAATTTTTAAAGAAAAAGATGAAAATAGAGAAGAAATTGTGAAAATAAAAGATAAAAATCATGAATATGATGAGAATTGTCAGATAAAAGATAAAAATAAGTTTTAG
- a CDS encoding SEL1-like repeat protein, producing the protein MEIVISIIIGITIVFIMINFINRKKMDEFDDFSGKKENKENKEETDNVDRFGHKITSIDDIVEVDYSQNYEGNDKERDRKYRHIIFFAYENIISGNYRMAREELEMAAGLKARGNYELGKFYYYCKSDNQNAVNMFRFAYNDGINEAVYYLGKIEEESGNIELAIDWYNEGAKKGDINSITRLGKIAEEKNDYKKAEEFYLKAADTKDAGGIYNLVNLYFKQNMREKVIEWHKKLMNEKQITGLTFEIIKNIEFMLGSEKDKKYVELINQGNEFLEKRDYENARKLFTEAINYNERGYLELAKSYYAEGKGEKTKEVFERAYEMGVKEAAYKLGQYMDVVEGNEKESEKWYKIGKEMGDARAIYQLAMLYETSREFGKSEEEAYGIFEISANMKYAPAIMDMAFYSDRAENKNKVKEWTSKLLNETGLIELGKNMIGDAQNLLEEMGEKIEDKISEKDYEIEYDEDLIYFIKKFKSWN; encoded by the coding sequence ATGGAAATAGTAATATCAATAATAATCGGAATAACTATAGTTTTTATAATGATAAATTTTATAAATCGTAAAAAAATGGATGAATTTGATGATTTTTCCGGAAAAAAAGAAAATAAGGAAAATAAAGAGGAAACGGATAATGTAGATAGATTTGGACATAAAATCACTTCGATAGATGATATTGTTGAAGTTGATTATTCACAGAATTATGAGGGGAATGATAAAGAAAGGGATAGGAAGTATCGGCATATCATTTTTTTTGCATATGAAAATATAATTTCTGGAAATTATAGAATGGCAAGAGAAGAATTGGAAATGGCGGCAGGATTGAAGGCTAGAGGGAATTATGAGCTGGGGAAATTTTATTATTACTGCAAAAGTGATAATCAGAATGCGGTAAATATGTTTAGATTTGCGTATAATGATGGAATAAATGAGGCGGTTTATTATCTTGGAAAAATTGAGGAAGAATCGGGAAATATTGAACTTGCGATAGACTGGTACAATGAAGGAGCTAAAAAAGGTGACATTAATTCGATAACTAGGCTTGGGAAAATTGCTGAAGAAAAAAATGATTATAAAAAAGCAGAAGAGTTTTACTTAAAAGCGGCTGATACGAAAGATGCTGGGGGAATATATAATCTTGTTAATTTGTACTTTAAGCAGAATATGAGAGAAAAAGTTATTGAATGGCATAAAAAATTGATGAATGAAAAACAAATTACAGGATTAACTTTTGAAATAATTAAAAATATTGAATTTATGCTTGGAAGTGAAAAGGACAAAAAATATGTGGAACTGATTAATCAGGGAAACGAATTTTTGGAAAAAAGAGATTATGAAAATGCTCGAAAATTGTTTACTGAAGCGATAAATTACAATGAAAGAGGTTATTTGGAACTTGCGAAATCGTATTATGCTGAAGGAAAAGGAGAAAAAACTAAGGAAGTGTTTGAAAGGGCTTATGAAATGGGAGTGAAAGAGGCGGCTTATAAATTAGGGCAATATATGGATGTGGTAGAAGGAAATGAAAAAGAATCTGAAAAATGGTATAAAATTGGAAAGGAAATGGGAGATGCCAGAGCGATTTACCAGCTTGCGATGCTTTATGAAACTAGCAGAGAATTTGGGAAAAGTGAGGAAGAAGCATATGGAATATTTGAAATTTCAGCCAATATGAAATATGCTCCTGCAATAATGGATATGGCATTTTACAGCGATAGGGCGGAAAATAAAAATAAAGTTAAGGAATGGACATCTAAATTATTAAATGAAACAGGATTAATTGAACTTGGAAAAAATATGATAGGAGATGCACAGAATCTTTTGGAAGAAATGGGAGAAAAGATTGAAGATAAAATTTCAGAAAAAGATTATGAAATCGAATATGATGAAGATTTAATATATTTCATAAAAAAATTTAAAAGCTGGAATTAA
- a CDS encoding phosphatase PAP2 family protein: MLNFIQNIDIFIIKLFYNFQHSLNSKLLNSIMIFFTNLGNHGLIWIAVTLFLLSIKKYRKIGYLAAISLIINAIIVNVILKNFTHRARPFEEISDIILLIKAPKDFSFPSGHTSASFTMVYVFYKHLKKYFPVVLITSIIIAFSRLYLTVHFPTDVLAGLLIGLFSGFWGEKILNRKNN, encoded by the coding sequence ATGCTAAACTTTATACAAAATATTGATATTTTTATTATTAAACTATTTTACAATTTCCAGCACAGCTTAAATTCGAAGCTACTGAACAGCATAATGATATTTTTTACCAACTTAGGAAATCACGGATTAATCTGGATTGCAGTGACATTATTCCTGCTTTCTATCAAAAAATATCGAAAAATCGGATATTTAGCCGCGATTTCATTGATTATAAATGCAATTATTGTAAATGTAATTTTGAAAAATTTTACGCATAGAGCAAGACCCTTTGAGGAAATATCTGATATTATACTTTTGATAAAGGCTCCAAAGGATTTTTCATTTCCTTCAGGGCATACTTCGGCATCTTTTACAATGGTATATGTTTTTTACAAACATTTAAAAAAATATTTTCCAGTCGTACTGATAACAAGCATTATTATTGCTTTTTCAAGGCTATACTTGACTGTGCATTTTCCAACTGATGTTTTGGCTGGGCTTTTAATTGGGCTGTTTTCAGGATTTTGGGGAGAGAAAATTCTAAATAGAAAAAATAACTGA
- a CDS encoding DUF333 domain-containing protein has protein sequence MKNLKISVSIFMIATSIVGMAAAKKSVRKDTAKKGTTKSPVVGMANPASTYCVQKGGESIIVKGKDGEYGVCKLKDGTAVEEWEYYRQNNPDSTSKNEPVIGMPNPASVFCEKHGGKSINVKDKDGNEVGKCQFKDGTKVDEWHYYRENN, from the coding sequence ATGAAAAATTTAAAAATATCTGTAAGTATATTTATGATTGCCACCTCTATTGTTGGAATGGCTGCAGCAAAAAAATCAGTAAGAAAAGATACTGCAAAAAAAGGAACTACTAAATCTCCAGTTGTTGGAATGGCGAATCCAGCTTCAACATATTGTGTTCAAAAAGGTGGAGAATCAATAATCGTAAAAGGTAAGGATGGAGAATATGGAGTTTGTAAATTAAAAGATGGAACAGCAGTAGAAGAATGGGAATACTACAGACAAAATAACCCTGATTCTACTTCAAAAAATGAGCCTGTGATTGGAATGCCAAATCCAGCTTCAGTTTTTTGTGAAAAACACGGTGGAAAATCTATTAATGTAAAAGATAAAGATGGGAATGAAGTAGGAAAATGTCAATTTAAAGATGGAACAAAAGTGGATGAATG